The Anaerolineales bacterium region CCAGCCGAATCTACCTTTGGCTTCTCGCTTCGACCTTCGCCCTTTTGGTTGCTTTGCCGCTCTTTCAATTTCCCCTCACCCTCTGGCTGGGATTGATCGCCGTCATTCCCGCCTATTCAGCCGCGAAACAACTGACCCAAAATTTTGAAACCACCAGCGAGATCATCCCCGCGCAGGCGAACACGCTCCTTGCATTTCTCCTCTTCTCCCTCGGCGCCGGGATAGGATTCTTGCTGGCATAAAAGGGAGACCCATGAAAAAGTTAATTACCGCTCTTGCCCTCGCCGCCCTCCTCCTTGCAGCGTGCGCGCCTGAAAAAGCAGAGGGTATTCCGATCACAGTGTACCGTTCCCCTACCTGAGGTTGCTGTGGCGACTGGGTTCAGTATATCGAAGATAACGGCTTCGATGCGACCATCAAAAACGTGCAAGATATGAGTCCCATCAAGAGCCAATATCAAGTGCCGCTTGAACTTGAGTCATGCCACACCGCCATCGTGGATGGCTACGTGATCGAAGGACATGTTCCGGTGAAAGAGATCAACCGCTTGTTGGACGAGCGACCCAACGCGATCGGGCTGGCTGTGGCAGGGATGCCCATCGGTTCGCCCGGCATGGAAACGGCTGGGATCGCCCCTGAGCCGTATCAAGTCATTTTGTTCGCCGCCGATGGAAGCCGGGAGGTCTTTGCCAGTTATCCATAAAAACGATTGTATGACATTCATCACTCCGATTATGACAGAATTTAACTATCTCTTAATCTGGCATTTACATAGAATTTAGGATGTATGCCCTCCAAATGCTTGTATTTTCATTTGGCGACCATGAACGTGGCAACGTCAACGTCAAGATACGGAAAAGATAGTTAAGGAGATGCCACATGAAGTTAAAAAACATTCTGATTTCGATTGGAGCGATCCTGATCTTCGGGGTCATTCTCGCCGCCTGCGGATCCACACCGACCTCCGCTCCAACAGATGCGCCCGAACCAACTGAGGCTCCCGCGCTCCTGCCTGAAACGCCCTATCTGGCAGACTGGCAATCCAGCGGTCACGCGGATGTAGCGGGCGAACCCTTCCGCCATTGGGATGCGGAAGATCCTGCCGAAGTTCCCACTGCTTGCGCAAAGTGCCACTCCACAGCCGGTTATGAAGATTTTCTCGGCGCGGATGGCAGTGAAGTTGGCAAAGTAGATGGAGCCGTCCCTGCGAGTGAAGCGCAAGGCGTCCAGTGTGTGGCATGTCACAATCCGGCTACGGTATCCAAAACAACGGTCACATTCCCATCCGGCGTTACGATTACTGCCGGGAGCGATGTGCGTTGCATGGAATGCCACCAAGGGCGCGAATCGAAACTGAGCGTGGACGCGCAGATCGAACGTTTTGCCGCGACCGATGCCGATGCCGTGGTCGCCCCAATCAAGGACGATCAGGGTAATGATGTGTTCTTCGGCTTCCGCAATGTACATTATTACGCGGCGGCGGCTACGCTGTACGGCAATAAGACCATGGGCGGCTATCAATACGACGGTTTGACCTACGACTCAAAGAACGATCATGTAGAGGGATACGACACGTGCATTGGCTGTCACGATTCTCACACGCTGGAAGTGAAAGTCCAAGATTGCGCCACTTGCCACGAAAATGTTGATACGGCTGAAGATCTGAAATCGGTGCGCATGGTAAGCTCCATGAGCGATTACGACGGCGATGGCGATGTGCAAGAAGGCATGTATTTCGAGATCGAAGGCTTGCAGAAAATTTTGTATGCTGAGATGCAGAAATACGCGGCAGACAAAGCCGGCATCGGTCTGCTATATGAAGCCAGCGCCTACCCGTATTTCTTCCAAGATACGAACAAGAACGGCGCCGCAGACGAAGACGAGGTTGCCTTCTCGAATGCGTTCTCCAGTTGGACGCCGCGCTTGTTGAAAGCCGCGTATAACTATCAAGTCTCGTTGAAAGACACCGGCGCGTACGCGCACGGCAACAAATACATCGTGCAGTTGCTCTACGACTCGATCGCCGATCTCGGCGGTGATGTGAGCAAACTGGCTCGCGACGACGCCGGTCACTTTGCCGGCAACACCGAAGCCTTCCGTCATTGGGATGGGGAAGAAGAAGGCAATGGGACCGTCCCGTATGGATGCGTGAAGTGTCACACGGCCGGAGGTCTGCCAGAATATATAACCAATGGCGGAACAACGGTTATCACTTCGAATGGCACGACCCAGATCGTTGGTTTGAGCGCGATGCCCGCGAGCAACGGCTTCCAATGCGCCACCTGTCACAACGAAGAATCGTTCCCCGATCGCTACACGGTCAATTCCGTAACTTTCCCCAGCGGAAAATCAGTCAGCTACGGCGGGCAGGATGCGGATGGGAACTTCCTGCCGGACGATTCAAACCTGTGCCTCTCCTGCCACCAGGGACGCGAATCAACTGCCAGCATGAACAACGCGCTGCGCGGCAAAGACCTTGACACCGTAGACGCCAAGATCCGCTTCAAGAATATTCACTACTTTGCGGCAGGCGCGACGCTCTTCGGCGCGGATGTGCAAGGCGCGTACATGTATGAAGGCAAGGAATATGCCGGTCTGAACGTACACGCCAAGCCTGAGGGCAGGGTCAACAAATGCCAGGACTGTCACGATGTTCATGACCTCGAGCCTAAACTCGAAGCCTGCGAAACCTGCCACGCCACCAACGACCCAACGGCGATCCGGGAGACCGATGTGGATTACGACGGTGACGGCAACGTGGAAGAAGAAGGGATCGCCGGTGAAGTTTCCACGCTGGCAGACGCGCTCTACGCTCAAATGCAAACCTACTCGGAAACTCACGGCGGAACGATCACTTACGACTCGCACGCCTACCCATACTTCTTCGGTCCGGACGGCAAAGGCTACGCCGCATGGACGCCGCGTCTCGTCAAAGCCGCGTTCAACTACCAGTATGTGCAGAAAGACCCGGGCGCGTACGTCCATAACCCGAAGTTTGTGATCCAGTTCCTAATTGACTCGATCGAAGACCTCGGCGGCGATGTGAGCGCCTACACGCGACCGTAACCGAACAAACAAAAAGACCGAAAACAGGTGACGGCGAAAAATCCATCACCTGTTTTCGGTTAATTGACAAAAAAGGTAGTGATGACATTTATTGTCCAGATTTATGACAGTCAGCACTTACTCATAATGCCATTAACTCGTACGATAACCATCGGATAATTCCACTTTTTACCCGGAGCAGGCAGACAATGAACCCGACAAAAAAACTATTCTTTTTCACGGGCGCACTCGCCCTCTGTATGGTATTTGCCGCGCTCGTTCTGATCCCCACGCGCGAAGCGTCGGCGATCGAGCCGGTCAAACAAAGCCCCAATGAGTGCTTGGAATGTCATGAACAGGCTGGAAAACTGTGGGAAGACAGCCGTCACCGAGAGACAAATGTGAGTTGCACGGTTTGCCACAAACTTGCGGATACAAACGGAAAACATCCCGAAGACGCCAAGTATACGGTCGAAAGCGAGACAGACACCTGCCTTGTGTGCCATGCGGAAGTTGCCGGGAAAAACGTCGCGGGCGAACTGGCGATCAGCGAGCATGGAAAAGTAGGCTTGACCTGTCTCAGTTGTCACGAACAACATTCACAGGGACTCAAACTAGCCCCCGGGTCAAGGACGATCTGCGAAAACTGCCATAAAGACGAGACGAGGGAAGTGCTCGAATCAACCCACTTTGCGGCTGGACTCAGTTGCGTCAACTGTCACATGGGCGCGGACAAAAACCATACGCTGATCGTATCGGTGACCACCTGCGGCGAATGTCACACCGACCTGCACGATGCAAAACGAATGCTGGACGCCGGACTCGATATAAAAGTTATGGCGAAACCGGAAGCCATGGTGGAAATAACTCCGCTCCCCGAGACGCCAGCCGTCCCGGAGACTGAAGCGAACGCCGGTGGCGTCCATCTGCCAGCCTGGCTCCTTGTTGTGGCGGGCGTACTCATCGGCGGCATTGTTGCGTGGGCAGTGTTCGGAAAGGAACCGGGGAATCCGTCCGCCGGTAAACCATCCTGAGATCTGCCCGGAGGCTGAATCATGAAAGAACACGAAAACGAACAACAAGCTGCATCCGAAGAAAAGAAAGGCACAACCCGCCGGGAATTTCTAAAACTGGCTGGCGCAGTGGTGGCGGCGGCAGGCGTAACGCAGTTTGTGGCGGCAA contains the following coding sequences:
- a CDS encoding DUF411 domain-containing protein, encoding MSPIKSQYQVPLELESCHTAIVDGYVIEGHVPVKEINRLLDERPNAIGLAVAGMPIGSPGMETAGIAPEPYQVILFAADGSREVFASYP
- a CDS encoding cytochrome c3 family protein, with translation MKLKNILISIGAILIFGVILAACGSTPTSAPTDAPEPTEAPALLPETPYLADWQSSGHADVAGEPFRHWDAEDPAEVPTACAKCHSTAGYEDFLGADGSEVGKVDGAVPASEAQGVQCVACHNPATVSKTTVTFPSGVTITAGSDVRCMECHQGRESKLSVDAQIERFAATDADAVVAPIKDDQGNDVFFGFRNVHYYAAAATLYGNKTMGGYQYDGLTYDSKNDHVEGYDTCIGCHDSHTLEVKVQDCATCHENVDTAEDLKSVRMVSSMSDYDGDGDVQEGMYFEIEGLQKILYAEMQKYAADKAGIGLLYEASAYPYFFQDTNKNGAADEDEVAFSNAFSSWTPRLLKAAYNYQVSLKDTGAYAHGNKYIVQLLYDSIADLGGDVSKLARDDAGHFAGNTEAFRHWDGEEEGNGTVPYGCVKCHTAGGLPEYITNGGTTVITSNGTTQIVGLSAMPASNGFQCATCHNEESFPDRYTVNSVTFPSGKSVSYGGQDADGNFLPDDSNLCLSCHQGRESTASMNNALRGKDLDTVDAKIRFKNIHYFAAGATLFGADVQGAYMYEGKEYAGLNVHAKPEGRVNKCQDCHDVHDLEPKLEACETCHATNDPTAIRETDVDYDGDGNVEEEGIAGEVSTLADALYAQMQTYSETHGGTITYDSHAYPYFFGPDGKGYAAWTPRLVKAAFNYQYVQKDPGAYVHNPKFVIQFLIDSIEDLGGDVSAYTRP
- a CDS encoding cytochrome c3 family protein, with product MNPTKKLFFFTGALALCMVFAALVLIPTREASAIEPVKQSPNECLECHEQAGKLWEDSRHRETNVSCTVCHKLADTNGKHPEDAKYTVESETDTCLVCHAEVAGKNVAGELAISEHGKVGLTCLSCHEQHSQGLKLAPGSRTICENCHKDETREVLESTHFAAGLSCVNCHMGADKNHTLIVSVTTCGECHTDLHDAKRMLDAGLDIKVMAKPEAMVEITPLPETPAVPETEANAGGVHLPAWLLVVAGVLIGGIVAWAVFGKEPGNPSAGKPS